From one Herpetosiphon gulosus genomic stretch:
- a CDS encoding helical backbone metal receptor: MFDITDDLGRLLRFERVPQRIVSLVPSLTEYLFWLGLAEQIVGITDYCIVPAEQVATVPKVRGTKNPNREQIIGLAPDLIIANKEENRQRDIAALEAAGLTIYVSDIESVQQAMITLPKLAGIFGRAEQANWLIAAIQAELALKPTTHQRVATAIWRDPWMWVGQATYAADLLACCGASNCLADPAGRYPRLELAEIAALQPDRILLPDEPYPFSQADADELQGLAARIDCCDGQLLTWYGPRIPLALQTYRRLLQTE, from the coding sequence TTGTTTGACATAACCGATGATTTAGGGCGTTTGCTGCGCTTCGAGCGTGTGCCACAGCGAATTGTCTCGTTAGTGCCAAGCTTGACCGAGTACTTATTTTGGTTGGGTTTGGCTGAGCAAATTGTGGGCATTACCGATTATTGTATTGTGCCTGCTGAACAAGTGGCAACAGTGCCCAAAGTACGGGGCACCAAAAATCCTAATCGCGAGCAGATTATTGGGCTGGCTCCAGATTTGATCATCGCCAATAAGGAAGAAAACCGTCAGCGTGATATTGCAGCACTCGAAGCGGCGGGCTTGACGATTTACGTGAGCGATATTGAAAGCGTGCAGCAAGCCATGATTACCTTGCCCAAATTGGCAGGAATCTTTGGGCGAGCTGAACAAGCTAATTGGTTGATTGCGGCGATTCAGGCTGAACTGGCCCTGAAGCCAACCACACACCAACGGGTAGCCACGGCAATTTGGCGCGACCCTTGGATGTGGGTTGGTCAAGCGACTTATGCCGCCGATTTGCTGGCCTGCTGCGGTGCTAGCAATTGCTTGGCTGATCCAGCGGGGCGCTATCCACGTTTGGAGTTGGCTGAAATTGCGGCCTTGCAACCAGATCGCATTTTACTGCCCGACGAACCATATCCATTCAGCCAAGCCGATGCTGACGAATTGCAAGGCTTGGCGGCACGAATTGATTGCTGCGATGGTCAATTATTGACGTGGTATGGCCCACGCATTCCCCTCGCCTTACAAACCTATCGGCGTTTGTTGCAAACTGAGTAA
- a CDS encoding helix-turn-helix domain-containing protein: protein MCHNFESGYSCPVEATIAVIGGKWKCVILFHLCDGKKRFSQLQRFLPSITQRMLTLQLRELEADGVITRTVYPEVPPRVEYALTDFGESLRPILFLMRDWGQEYREAVATTKARQATHVN from the coding sequence ATGTGTCACAATTTTGAATCAGGCTATTCATGTCCGGTTGAGGCGACAATTGCGGTAATTGGTGGTAAGTGGAAGTGTGTGATTTTGTTTCATCTGTGCGATGGCAAGAAGCGATTTAGCCAATTGCAACGCTTCTTGCCATCAATTACTCAGCGTATGTTAACTCTACAATTGCGTGAACTTGAGGCCGATGGGGTAATTACACGCACCGTCTACCCCGAAGTGCCACCACGGGTCGAATATGCGCTGACCGATTTTGGCGAAAGTTTGCGGCCAATTTTGTTTTTGATGCGTGATTGGGGCCAAGAATATCGCGAGGCAGTTGCCACGACCAAAGCGCGGCAAGCTACTCACGTCAACTAA
- a CDS encoding NADP-dependent oxidoreductase yields MATMKAIQINRYGGVDELVQAEIARPEPAADQVLIKVHAIGINPVDYKVRSGMIAFFEEQAFPVVLGWDVAGTIAAVGSNVSQWQLGDEVYGMVNFPTPSGAYAEYVVAPALEVAAKPQSLSFEEAAAVPLVTLTAWQAFDVVGLQASDRVLVHAAAGGVGHVAVQLAKLRGAHVIATASARNEGFVSELGVDQFVDYTAAPFEQQISPVDVVFDTVGGEVQARSYAVLKPQAGLVTIVGSPPADLAAAHAGKSLSHLVQANQAQLTEIAKLIDSQQLRVEVEQVYDFTAMAAAHERMQSSRVRGKIVVKVS; encoded by the coding sequence ATGGCGACGATGAAGGCAATTCAAATTAATCGGTATGGCGGCGTTGACGAATTAGTGCAGGCAGAAATTGCTCGGCCTGAGCCTGCGGCAGATCAAGTGTTAATTAAAGTTCATGCAATTGGGATTAATCCGGTTGATTATAAAGTGCGTTCAGGCATGATCGCCTTTTTCGAAGAGCAAGCTTTTCCGGTGGTGCTTGGTTGGGATGTAGCGGGCACAATTGCTGCTGTTGGCTCGAATGTTAGCCAATGGCAGCTTGGCGATGAAGTTTATGGTATGGTCAATTTTCCTACTCCAAGCGGTGCGTATGCTGAATATGTGGTAGCTCCAGCGCTTGAAGTTGCTGCCAAACCCCAAAGCCTAAGTTTTGAAGAAGCCGCAGCCGTGCCATTGGTGACCTTGACTGCTTGGCAGGCCTTTGATGTTGTTGGTTTGCAGGCTAGTGATCGGGTGCTCGTGCATGCGGCGGCTGGCGGCGTTGGCCATGTGGCAGTGCAATTGGCCAAATTACGCGGAGCGCATGTGATTGCTACGGCTTCGGCTCGTAATGAAGGCTTTGTGAGCGAATTGGGCGTTGATCAATTTGTTGATTATACTGCTGCGCCATTTGAGCAACAAATTTCGCCAGTTGATGTGGTGTTTGATACAGTTGGCGGCGAAGTCCAAGCGCGTTCGTATGCAGTGTTAAAACCTCAAGCTGGCTTGGTAACAATTGTTGGTTCGCCACCTGCCGATTTGGCCGCAGCCCACGCCGGTAAAAGCTTGAGCCATCTTGTTCAGGCCAATCAAGCCCAGTTAACTGAGATTGCCAAATTGATCGATAGCCAACAATTGCGGGTTGAAGTTGAGCAAGTCTACGATTTCACGGCCATGGCAGCGGCCCACGAACGCATGCAAAGTAGTCGGGTGCGCGGCAAAATTGTGGTAAAAGTGAGCTAA
- a CDS encoding choice-of-anchor J domain-containing protein, protein MLIGIGLQGWVRPQAPNAPTVLNENFDSFNDVLASGWVIVNGSEPINNDNSDHNRWKQGRSNNNNMDSHSGAANSYAGSSWEASNFDTGAIVSNWLLTPPLLLENGKTVSFWTRSLGCSGGPDRLDIRYSTAGTSTNVATGNNTGNFSNQLGRINPDQEFGHDADGSDGYPCNDWAQFSYTLSGLNQPTIGRIGFRHYIVNTASRGLYIGIDDFSYSGDLGGDTPTPITHTPTATATNTATATATPTSTTTSTPTSTSTRTPTNTATNTPTNTPTNTRTPTNTPTGTPPTPTFTNTPTRTPTNTPTNTPTRTPTNTPTRTPTATSVPQTPVYKVYMCPVQYDG, encoded by the coding sequence TTGCTGATTGGAATCGGTTTACAAGGCTGGGTTCGCCCGCAAGCACCTAATGCGCCAACGGTTTTGAATGAGAATTTTGATTCATTCAACGATGTCTTGGCTAGTGGTTGGGTAATTGTGAATGGTAGTGAACCAATCAACAATGACAATTCAGATCATAATCGCTGGAAACAAGGCCGTTCCAATAACAATAATATGGATTCTCACTCTGGTGCTGCTAATTCATATGCAGGCTCATCTTGGGAGGCATCGAACTTTGATACTGGTGCGATTGTTAGCAATTGGCTGTTGACTCCCCCACTTTTACTCGAAAATGGTAAAACCGTTTCATTTTGGACTCGATCACTTGGTTGTTCAGGTGGACCAGATCGTTTAGATATTCGCTATAGCACCGCTGGAACAAGTACGAATGTTGCCACAGGCAATAACACTGGTAATTTCTCAAACCAGCTTGGTCGAATTAATCCTGATCAGGAATTTGGTCATGATGCTGATGGGAGTGATGGCTATCCTTGTAACGACTGGGCACAGTTTAGCTATACGTTAAGTGGGCTTAATCAACCAACCATTGGTCGGATTGGTTTCCGCCATTATATTGTCAATACGGCAAGCCGTGGTCTGTATATTGGAATCGATGATTTTAGCTATTCAGGTGATTTGGGCGGGGATACTCCAACACCAATTACCCATACTCCAACGGCGACCGCAACTAATACGGCTACTGCTACCGCCACGCCAACGAGTACAACAACCAGTACTCCAACCTCAACTAGCACGCGCACGCCAACCAATACCGCAACCAACACGCCAACCAACACCCCAACTAATACCCGTACCCCAACCAATACCCCAACGGGTACGCCACCAACGCCAACCTTTACCAATACGCCAACCCGCACCCCAACCAATACGCCGACGAACACCCCAACTCGTACCCCAACCAATACACCAACGCGCACGCCAACTGCGACCTCTGTGCCTCAGACTCCGGTCTACAAGGTCTATATGTGTCCTGTCCAATATGATGGCTAA
- a CDS encoding glycoside hydrolase family 27 protein yields MTTSEQPLAPTPPMGWNSWNMFGSTIHEDSVRATADVLVSSGLKDCGYNYVVIDDCWSTKVGRDGNGDLVADPEKFPSGIKALADYVHSLGLKIGIYSDAAHLTCASYPGSFGFEEQDAQLWASWGIDFLKYDFCFAPTDQATAIDRYSRMGEALRKTKRQFLYSLCEWGGRSPQLWGRSVGGHMWRVTGDIFDSWVDIWVAPHKYYGVGVDTAIDIAANLAEYAGPDAWNDLDMLVVGLKGKGQISGGGLSFIEYQTHMSLWTIACSPLMIGCDIRNMDRDTTSLLTNREVLAVNQDSLGIAGRRVKQTGTCEVWKKPLADGSLAVALINRGAIGSDLTLRASDIGLLDTPKSVRNLWAQEDIAEFGEAWQTRIQPHETLLLKIKA; encoded by the coding sequence ATGACGACTTCAGAACAGCCTCTCGCACCTACGCCCCCAATGGGTTGGAACTCGTGGAACATGTTTGGTAGTACGATTCATGAAGATTCAGTCCGTGCCACTGCTGACGTGCTGGTTAGCTCAGGCCTCAAGGATTGTGGTTATAACTATGTTGTGATCGATGATTGCTGGTCAACCAAAGTTGGCCGTGATGGCAATGGCGATTTGGTTGCCGACCCCGAAAAATTCCCCAGCGGGATCAAAGCACTAGCCGATTATGTGCATAGCCTTGGCTTGAAAATTGGCATCTACTCCGATGCGGCGCATCTGACTTGCGCCAGCTATCCTGGCAGCTTTGGCTTCGAGGAGCAAGATGCCCAATTGTGGGCTTCGTGGGGCATCGATTTCCTCAAATATGATTTTTGTTTTGCGCCCACCGACCAAGCCACCGCGATCGACCGTTACAGCCGTATGGGCGAGGCTTTACGCAAAACCAAGCGTCAATTTCTCTACTCGCTGTGTGAGTGGGGTGGCCGCAGCCCGCAGCTCTGGGGTCGCTCAGTTGGTGGGCATATGTGGCGGGTAACTGGCGATATTTTCGATAGCTGGGTTGATATTTGGGTTGCGCCGCACAAATATTATGGTGTAGGGGTTGATACAGCGATTGATATTGCCGCCAATTTGGCCGAATACGCTGGCCCCGATGCTTGGAACGATTTGGATATGCTGGTGGTTGGGTTGAAAGGCAAGGGTCAAATCTCCGGCGGCGGCTTATCATTCATCGAATATCAAACCCATATGTCATTGTGGACAATCGCCTGCTCGCCCTTGATGATTGGCTGTGATATCCGCAATATGGATCGGGACACCACCAGTTTATTGACCAATCGCGAAGTTTTGGCCGTCAACCAAGATAGTTTGGGGATTGCTGGACGGCGCGTGAAACAAACTGGCACTTGCGAAGTTTGGAAAAAACCGCTTGCTGATGGCTCATTGGCGGTTGCCTTGATTAATCGTGGCGCAATTGGCAGCGATTTAACCTTGCGAGCCAGCGATATTGGCCTGTTGGATACACCTAAATCAGTGCGCAACTTGTGGGCACAGGAAGATATTGCTGAATTTGGCGAAGCTTGGCAAACCCGCATTCAACCCCACGAAACGTTATTGCTCAAAATCAAAGCCTAA
- a CDS encoding TetR/AcrR family transcriptional regulator: MARVRREDWLHHGLSILSSESVAALTIERLTTDLGVTKGSFYHHFGGWPSYKTALLQQFEQQDTLDVIQHLAGYNDPAQKLRALFDLLTIVAIYAANDPWDVEIAMRGWAATDLEVRAMIERIDHLRVSFVAELCSAITGDPERGLLMAQHGYSILLGAILMQPMLPMARLRQIYDEFLRLYAIPGGSDVDHAAPNSGPTDRPSESC, translated from the coding sequence ATGGCGCGAGTACGACGTGAGGATTGGTTGCACCATGGCTTGAGCATTCTCAGCAGCGAATCGGTGGCGGCCTTGACGATTGAGCGTTTAACCACCGATTTGGGCGTAACCAAAGGCTCGTTCTATCATCATTTTGGGGGTTGGCCAAGCTACAAAACGGCGCTGTTGCAGCAATTCGAGCAACAAGACACCTTGGATGTGATTCAGCACTTGGCGGGCTATAACGACCCAGCCCAAAAATTACGTGCTTTGTTCGATTTGCTGACGATTGTGGCAATTTATGCCGCCAACGACCCATGGGATGTGGAGATTGCCATGCGTGGTTGGGCCGCAACCGACCTAGAGGTTCGGGCCATGATCGAACGCATCGATCACTTACGGGTGAGTTTTGTGGCCGAACTCTGTAGCGCAATCACTGGCGATCCTGAGCGCGGTTTATTAATGGCCCAACACGGCTATAGCATTTTACTGGGCGCTATTTTGATGCAGCCAATGTTGCCAATGGCCCGTTTACGCCAAATTTATGACGAATTTTTACGTTTGTATGCAATTCCAGGAGGCTCCGATGTCGATCACGCAGCACCCAATTCTGGCCCCACTGATCGCCCAAGCGAATCATGTTGA
- a CDS encoding DUF2867 domain-containing protein, with translation MSITQHPILAPLIAQANHVDVKTRQIHTTQPEQELRRFIAAMIGYNPRWMQRLYAIRWGFVRLLGMRQHGVPSSNQLKPEQVPMQAGQNLGFFKVTAAAEGQYLVASASESHLTAWLAIVLEPLGGANYNLHTVTIVRYHAWTGPVYFNVIRPFHHIVVNQMIKAGLAGQPTA, from the coding sequence ATGTCGATCACGCAGCACCCAATTCTGGCCCCACTGATCGCCCAAGCGAATCATGTTGATGTTAAAACACGCCAAATTCATACAACCCAGCCTGAGCAGGAGTTACGCCGTTTTATTGCAGCCATGATCGGCTATAACCCGCGTTGGATGCAACGTTTATATGCGATTCGTTGGGGCTTTGTGCGCTTATTGGGCATGCGCCAACATGGTGTGCCCAGCTCAAACCAACTAAAACCTGAGCAAGTGCCAATGCAAGCTGGCCAAAACTTGGGCTTTTTCAAGGTTACAGCCGCTGCCGAAGGCCAATATTTAGTGGCCTCAGCCAGCGAATCGCATCTGACCGCTTGGTTGGCGATTGTGCTAGAGCCGCTTGGTGGAGCCAATTACAACTTGCATACGGTCACAATTGTGCGCTATCACGCTTGGACGGGGCCAGTCTACTTTAATGTGATTCGGCCATTTCATCATATCGTGGTCAATCAGATGATCAAAGCTGGTTTGGCGGGTCAACCAACAGCCTAG
- a CDS encoding DUF6263 family protein, with amino-acid sequence MLRRMLVLLVLVGLVACGTNEQTATNSESLTLKLNVQPNQTYRYTSTQVQHTTQSMFGTEQTQVTTATMVMQQNVISVSPEGETVLQIIIDSMRVESQVEDETVIYDSTDASTTLDSPEFAQFAGMTGQPITITLSPEAAVNKIEGIDQLINKMLGDTEITTEVAMMRDMLTKTFEQSYAKGTIIPFAGKPMVIGDSWQDVTDLNLQIFSMVLTNTYTLKERNAGLATFDLTGDFALGEFNFPGLMEQENIKMSIETGENGNTQTGVVVIDEKTGMLKSNVFDQTMEMIIKIEGEDAGQSLTMPIKQQIHMDVQLQP; translated from the coding sequence ATGCTACGACGGATGTTGGTATTGTTGGTATTGGTTGGGTTAGTCGCTTGTGGTACGAATGAGCAAACCGCCACCAACAGCGAAAGCTTGACGCTTAAATTAAATGTTCAGCCAAATCAAACCTATCGTTATACATCAACCCAAGTGCAGCATACCACCCAAAGTATGTTTGGCACTGAGCAAACTCAAGTTACCACGGCGACGATGGTGATGCAACAAAACGTGATTTCAGTCTCACCCGAAGGCGAAACAGTACTCCAAATTATCATCGATTCAATGCGAGTTGAAAGCCAAGTTGAAGATGAGACCGTTATCTATGATTCAACCGATGCTTCGACAACTCTTGATTCACCAGAGTTCGCCCAATTTGCTGGCATGACCGGCCAACCAATCACGATTACCTTAAGCCCAGAAGCTGCTGTTAACAAGATCGAAGGCATCGATCAACTGATCAACAAGATGCTTGGCGATACTGAAATTACGACCGAAGTTGCTATGATGCGCGATATGTTGACTAAAACGTTTGAGCAAAGCTATGCCAAGGGTACAATTATTCCTTTTGCTGGCAAGCCTATGGTCATTGGCGATTCATGGCAAGATGTAACCGACCTGAATTTGCAAATTTTCTCGATGGTTTTGACCAATACCTATACCTTGAAAGAACGTAACGCAGGTTTGGCAACCTTCGATCTGACTGGCGATTTTGCGCTTGGTGAATTCAACTTCCCTGGTTTGATGGAACAAGAAAATATCAAAATGTCGATTGAAACTGGCGAAAATGGCAATACCCAAACGGGTGTTGTGGTCATTGATGAAAAAACTGGTATGTTGAAATCGAATGTCTTTGACCAAACCATGGAAATGATTATCAAGATCGAAGGCGAAGATGCAGGTCAATCACTAACCATGCCAATCAAACAGCAAATTCATATGGATGTCCAATTGCAACCATAA
- a CDS encoding BsuBI/PstI family type II restriction endonuclease produces MNIEQLIQQKCQEAQQILGLLDFPVAQQNERSALTLLALLDLKPTQAWHEVSNPVIGITPIMDWCRQHYAKIYAPNTRETFRRQTMHQFIEAGIVIANPDQPDRAINSPKWCYQITPEALSLFQVFKNEQWLYQLAHFQKIRQSLQKTYAQLREIQRIPVTLSQELIIDLSAGEHSQLIKAIIEDFGSRYVPNGKLLYVGDTGQKWGYVDQAEFDRLGIQLDLQGKMPDVILYTPTQNWLFLVEAVTSHGPVDGKRYQELTQRFQRANLGLIFVTAFATRREMARFVADIAWESEVWIAEAPDHLIHFNGSRFLGPY; encoded by the coding sequence ATGAATATTGAACAGTTAATCCAACAAAAATGCCAAGAAGCACAGCAAATTCTAGGGTTATTGGATTTTCCAGTGGCTCAGCAAAATGAGCGTTCAGCATTAACATTGTTAGCATTGCTCGATCTCAAACCAACCCAAGCATGGCATGAAGTTAGCAATCCAGTAATTGGTATTACGCCAATTATGGATTGGTGTCGGCAACATTATGCCAAAATCTATGCACCTAACACGCGTGAAACCTTTCGCCGCCAAACTATGCATCAATTTATCGAGGCGGGTATTGTAATTGCTAATCCAGATCAACCAGATCGAGCAATTAATAGCCCAAAATGGTGTTATCAAATTACACCTGAAGCGTTAAGTTTATTCCAAGTCTTTAAGAATGAACAATGGTTGTATCAGCTAGCACATTTCCAAAAAATTCGACAAAGTCTACAAAAAACCTATGCCCAATTACGCGAAATTCAGCGAATCCCAGTTACTTTGAGTCAAGAATTGATTATCGATCTCAGTGCTGGTGAGCACAGTCAACTGATTAAAGCGATTATTGAAGATTTCGGTTCGCGCTATGTTCCAAATGGCAAATTATTGTATGTTGGCGATACAGGGCAAAAATGGGGTTACGTTGATCAAGCTGAATTTGATCGCCTAGGAATTCAGCTTGATCTGCAAGGCAAAATGCCTGATGTTATTTTGTATACCCCAACTCAAAACTGGCTTTTTTTGGTTGAGGCAGTTACGAGCCATGGTCCGGTTGACGGCAAGCGCTATCAGGAATTAACCCAACGGTTTCAGCGTGCCAACCTTGGTTTGATTTTTGTGACGGCGTTTGCAACCCGCCGCGAGATGGCACGCTTTGTCGCCGATATTGCTTGGGAATCAGAAGTATGGATTGCGGAAGCACCCGATCATCTGATTCATTTTAATGGTTCGCGCTTTTTAGGGCCATATTAA
- a CDS encoding Eco57I restriction-modification methylase domain-containing protein, translated as MVSTHFDLMGQIDQQRLIVNQIIKPEQRASYSQFLTPAPIANYMASLFQPPSQPSVRLLDAGAGIGSLTAAFVQRFSQQASTQSLTIDAYEIDQLLLPQLTSTLAACQQFASNAGIDCQANIFNHDFIQAATQKIQLAAWQSINGYSHAILNPPYKKIQSSSLSRKLLRSVEIETVNLYSAFLALTIHLLAPHGELVAIVPRSFCNGVYFKPFRSILLKEMMIKQIHSFNSRTAAFKDDQVLQELIIIHAIKHEQQANVTISQTPLNRLSAINQREIPFGQLVKPHDPQQFIHIPTEIHHDQAMTLMQQLPCTLADLGLKASTGPVVDFRLAQYLHDQPNADTYPLLYPIHCRSLQVEWPISTCNKPNAINKHPDVIKWLYPNNGSYVLIRRFSSKEEVRRIKATVYHPEIQATDCLAIENHLNVIHAAKNGLNRQLAQGLMLYLNSTFYDTCFRQFSGHTQVNVRDLYALRYPDQQQLIKLGKKLDSHTKPDQLIIDQWVNEVISHEY; from the coding sequence ATGGTTAGCACACATTTTGATCTTATGGGACAGATCGATCAACAGCGTTTGATCGTTAATCAAATAATCAAGCCTGAGCAGCGTGCTAGTTATAGTCAATTTTTAACGCCTGCCCCAATTGCCAACTATATGGCAAGCCTTTTTCAGCCGCCAAGCCAGCCAAGCGTTCGCTTACTTGATGCAGGAGCTGGAATTGGTTCGTTAACTGCCGCCTTCGTTCAGCGTTTCAGCCAACAAGCTTCCACTCAATCATTAACCATTGATGCTTACGAAATTGATCAATTACTTCTACCGCAATTAACTTCAACTTTAGCGGCTTGTCAGCAGTTTGCTAGCAATGCTGGGATTGATTGCCAAGCAAACATTTTTAACCACGATTTTATTCAGGCAGCGACGCAAAAAATTCAGCTCGCAGCATGGCAATCAATCAATGGTTATAGCCATGCAATTTTAAACCCACCTTATAAGAAAATCCAATCCAGTTCACTTAGTCGAAAATTATTACGCAGCGTCGAAATTGAAACGGTTAATCTTTATAGTGCATTTCTTGCATTGACCATTCATTTGCTTGCCCCGCACGGTGAATTAGTGGCAATCGTGCCACGCAGTTTTTGTAATGGGGTGTATTTCAAGCCTTTTCGCTCAATACTACTAAAAGAAATGATGATTAAGCAAATTCATAGCTTCAATAGCCGAACCGCTGCATTTAAGGATGATCAGGTATTGCAGGAATTAATCATTATCCATGCGATCAAGCACGAGCAACAAGCCAATGTAACGATCTCCCAAACTCCATTAAATCGATTGAGTGCAATCAACCAACGTGAAATTCCTTTTGGGCAGTTGGTAAAACCACATGATCCACAACAGTTTATCCACATCCCAACTGAAATCCACCATGATCAAGCAATGACCTTGATGCAGCAATTACCATGTACTTTAGCCGATTTGGGCTTAAAAGCTTCGACTGGCCCTGTTGTCGATTTTCGGCTAGCTCAATACCTGCATGATCAGCCTAATGCTGATACCTATCCACTGCTTTACCCGATCCATTGCCGTTCGTTACAAGTTGAATGGCCAATCTCAACCTGCAATAAACCCAATGCAATTAATAAACATCCTGATGTGATCAAGTGGTTGTATCCAAATAACGGGAGCTATGTGCTAATCCGACGTTTTTCTAGTAAAGAAGAAGTACGACGGATTAAAGCAACTGTCTATCATCCTGAAATTCAAGCCACTGACTGTCTTGCAATTGAAAACCATCTGAATGTGATTCATGCTGCCAAAAATGGCTTGAATCGCCAGCTAGCCCAAGGATTAATGTTATATCTCAATTCGACGTTTTACGACACCTGTTTTCGGCAATTTAGCGGCCATACTCAAGTTAATGTGCGTGATTTGTACGCACTACGCTATCCAGATCAACAACAATTGATCAAGCTAGGAAAAAAATTAGATTCGCACACTAAACCTGATCAATTGATCATCGATCAGTGGGTTAATGAGGTTATTTCTCATGAATATTGA
- a CDS encoding aminotransferase class V-fold PLP-dependent enzyme, protein MFTTMSTAPRDWLASRDEFPILGRKTYLNTCSLGALSSRVRAAVNQHLDLWEEYGASAWYKIWLGECAALRTTTERLFNAPAGSVALAPSVGVALSVLASALDYRQRPKVISTVLDFPTIPYQWLAHPEVEVVLLPSLDGVHVPLEAYEAAIDERTALVATSHVFFASGTIQPIAEIAKLAHAKGALCLIDGYQAAGQVPVDVVASDLDFYMTGGLKWLLGGTGIVECYVRPSLIQQLKPTVAGWFGHANQFAFDPNNFEFAPDARRFEVGTPALAAVYAGHAGMQIILEHGVAAIQQRTSELVAYLVAKLRDAGYQLTIAGDPQQHAGIVMIQSAEHAKLVAALAEQGIIVDHRPGHVRVSPFFYTLETELDLFVERLQALSQ, encoded by the coding sequence GTGTTTACAACCATGAGCACTGCACCGCGTGATTGGTTGGCTAGTCGGGATGAGTTCCCGATTTTGGGCCGCAAAACCTATCTGAATACCTGTTCGCTTGGCGCATTGAGCAGCCGCGTGCGTGCGGCAGTTAATCAGCATTTGGATTTATGGGAAGAGTACGGGGCTTCGGCTTGGTATAAGATTTGGCTCGGTGAGTGCGCTGCTTTACGTACGACCACCGAACGCTTATTTAATGCTCCGGCTGGCTCAGTGGCTTTAGCTCCTAGTGTTGGCGTGGCCCTTTCGGTACTCGCCAGTGCCTTGGATTATCGCCAACGGCCTAAGGTTATTTCAACCGTCCTCGATTTCCCAACAATTCCCTATCAATGGTTGGCGCATCCTGAGGTTGAGGTGGTGCTTTTGCCATCGCTCGATGGCGTGCATGTACCATTGGAAGCCTACGAGGCCGCGATCGACGAGCGCACGGCCTTGGTGGCTACCTCGCATGTCTTTTTTGCAAGTGGCACGATTCAGCCAATTGCTGAAATTGCCAAATTAGCCCATGCCAAAGGCGCGTTATGCCTGATCGATGGCTATCAGGCGGCGGGGCAAGTGCCAGTCGATGTGGTCGCCAGCGATCTGGATTTCTACATGACTGGGGGCTTGAAGTGGCTGCTTGGTGGGACGGGCATTGTTGAATGCTATGTACGCCCCAGCCTGATTCAGCAACTTAAGCCGACGGTTGCTGGCTGGTTTGGTCATGCCAACCAATTTGCCTTCGACCCCAACAACTTTGAGTTTGCCCCCGATGCGCGGCGCTTTGAAGTTGGCACGCCTGCCTTAGCGGCGGTCTATGCTGGTCATGCTGGCATGCAGATTATCCTTGAACATGGCGTGGCGGCAATTCAACAACGCACCAGCGAACTGGTGGCCTATTTGGTGGCCAAGTTACGCGATGCAGGCTATCAATTAACTATTGCTGGCGACCCACAGCAGCATGCAGGGATCGTCATGATCCAAAGTGCCGAGCATGCCAAGCTGGTGGCCGCCTTGGCTGAGCAGGGGATAATCGTTGATCATCGGCCTGGCCATGTGCGGGTATCGCCATTTTTCTATACCTTAGAGACAGAGCTTGATCTTTTTGTGGAACGCTTGCAGGCTCTTAGCCAATAA